Below is a window of Terriglobales bacterium DNA.
CCAGCTTGGGATCCAGGTAGCACCAGCGCCCGTTGCCGTCCAGCGCCATCGCCAGCGCGCGCTGCGTCCCCTTGATGCGCACCACGCCCGCTTCCAGCCCCGGCCCTTCCACCGTGTTGGTCTGCACCATCGAGTCGTACTGCTCGTGCACCCGCCGCTTCGAGCAGATGTTCGGCGCCGCCAGCACCCGCTTCAGGTCCGCGGTGAAGTCGCGCTTCGCGTCCAGCTTGATCCCCTTCGGCATCTCGCGCGGGAACTTCGGCTCCATCCGCTCCACCGGGCGCTGGTACACCGGCGCGTCCTCGGTCAGCGCGTCGTTCGGGATCTCCGCCACCAGCTCCCCGTGCTCGAACACCCGCATCTTCGGCTCGCGGATGACCTTGCCGATCTCCACCGCGTCCAGCCCCCACTTCGCGAAGATGTCGAGCACTTCCTGCTCGCGCCCTTTGTCGGCGACCAGCAGCATGCGCTCCTGCGACTCGCTCAGCATGATCTCGTAGGCGTTCATGCCGGTCTCGCGCTGCGGCACCTTGTCGAGCTCGATCTCCAGGCCCACGCCGCCGCGCCCGCCCATCTCGCACGTCGAGCACGTCAGCCCCGCCGCCCCCATGTCCTGGATCCCGACCACCGCGCCCGAGTGCATCGCTTCCAGGCACGCTTCCAGCAAGAGCTTTTCCAGGAATGGGTCGCCCACCTGCACGTTCGGCCGCTTCGCCTGCGACTCCTCCGAGAACTCCTCCGACGCCATCGTCGCCCCGTGGATCCCGTCGCGCCCCGTCTTCGCGCCCACGTAGATCACCGGGTTCCCCTCGCCCGCGGCCTTGGCGTAGAAGATCTGGTCGCGCCGCACGATGCCGAGCGCGAACGCGTTCACCAGCGGGTTCTGCGAGTAGCAGTCTTCGAACTTCGTCTCCCCGCCCAGGTTCGGCACGCCGAAGCAGTTGCCGTAGTGCGCGATCCCGCTCACTACGCCCTCCAGCAATGCGTGGTTCTTGTGGATCGTCGCCGCGTCGCTTTCGCTGATCGCTGATCGCTCATCGCGGATCGCTCTCTTCGTGATGGGTCCAAAGCGTAAGGAATCCATCACCGCGATCGGCCGCGCGCCCATCGTGAAGATGTCGCGCAGGATCCCGCCCACCCCCGTCGCCGCTCCCTGGAACGGCTCGATGAACGACGGGTGGTTGTGCGACTCGATCTTGAACGCGCACGCCCAGCCCTCGCCGATGTCGATGATCCCGGCGTTCTCCCCGGGGCCCTGCACCACCAGCTTCGACCGCGTCGGCAGCCGCTTCAGGTGCACCCGTGA
It encodes the following:
- the purL gene encoding phosphoribosylformylglycinamidine synthase subunit PurL, with product MPTTTPAAAITPEVIAEHGITPEEYQKILKWLGREPSLTELGIFSVMWSEHCSYKSSRVHLKRLPTRSKLVVQGPGENAGIIDIGEGWACAFKIESHNHPSFIEPFQGAATGVGGILRDIFTMGARPIAVMDSLRFGPITKRAIRDERSAISESDAATIHKNHALLEGVVSGIAHYGNCFGVPNLGGETKFEDCYSQNPLVNAFALGIVRRDQIFYAKAAGEGNPVIYVGAKTGRDGIHGATMASEEFSEESQAKRPNVQVGDPFLEKLLLEACLEAMHSGAVVGIQDMGAAGLTCSTCEMGGRGGVGLEIELDKVPQRETGMNAYEIMLSESQERMLLVADKGREQEVLDIFAKWGLDAVEIGKVIREPKMRVFEHGELVAEIPNDALTEDAPVYQRPVERMEPKFPREMPKGIKLDAKRDFTADLKRVLAAPNICSKRRVHEQYDSMVQTNTVEGPGLEAGVVRIKGTQRALAMALDGNGRWCYLDPKLGAMHAVAEAARNVACTGARPVAATNCLNFGNPEKPGIMWQFSQVVDGLTKACEELETPITGGNVSFYNETLGEGIYPTPVVGVVGILDEVQRATQMCFREAGRAIVLLRGSEPGDATDAEQEFGSSEYAREVLGAVWGFPPALELEQEHALQQCLVKVIGEGLVESAHDCSEGGLAVALAEACFGLGVLGKVTGATVNLSSNGQGAAAALFGEDASRVVISCDEKHVPAIQKSALEYGVAADLLGHTANEQFSVSLDGQPTVTAKVSELKEAWERALERALHAGTEEHLAPDVLQKS